In Xylanibacter ruminicola 23, a single genomic region encodes these proteins:
- a CDS encoding MBL fold metallo-hydrolase, giving the protein MTWTVISDNRSNNPELETEHGLSILLQTERHKILLDTGASDVFMRNAEQMGINLSDVDYVFISHGHSDHAGGLRYLLEHNQQARIIVSPDAMSGKFFSKRGNLHSITTEWPEISNDRLILIDHACEIADGLRVIAHIPQTHPMPKGNQNLFIQDGYGDYIHDDFRHELALYSDGLLFTGCAHNGLENILSACPWPVHTVVGGFHLLDGLQSDEEITDLAQRLTTNYPNTHFYTSHCTGDHVFEVMKTIMPTHIHPFTCGTTKE; this is encoded by the coding sequence ATGACGTGGACTGTAATTTCAGATAACCGTTCGAACAATCCAGAGCTTGAAACAGAGCATGGATTGTCAATCCTTCTACAAACAGAGCGACACAAGATTCTGCTTGATACCGGAGCAAGCGACGTGTTTATGAGAAATGCCGAGCAGATGGGTATAAACCTAAGCGATGTTGACTATGTTTTTATTTCTCATGGACATAGCGACCATGCAGGAGGCTTACGTTACCTGTTAGAGCATAATCAGCAGGCCAGAATCATTGTCTCTCCCGATGCTATGAGCGGCAAATTCTTTTCAAAGCGAGGCAATCTTCATAGCATCACCACAGAATGGCCTGAGATAAGCAACGACAGACTTATCTTGATAGATCACGCCTGCGAAATTGCCGACGGTCTGCGAGTGATTGCTCATATCCCTCAGACGCATCCAATGCCCAAAGGCAATCAGAATCTCTTTATACAAGATGGCTACGGCGATTATATTCACGACGACTTCCGCCATGAGTTAGCGCTTTACTCCGACGGACTGTTGTTTACCGGCTGTGCTCATAACGGACTGGAAAACATTCTGTCGGCATGTCCTTGGCCCGTTCACACCGTTGTAGGAGGTTTCCACTTGCTCGACGGTCTGCAATCTGACGAAGAGATTACAGATTTGGCACAAAGACTGACGACTAATTACCCCAATACCCATTTCTACACCAGCCATTGCACAGGCGACCATGTATTCGAGGTAATGAAAACCATCATGCCCACCCATATTCACCCCTTCACCTGCGGCACAACTAAAGAATAG
- the pepI gene encoding proline iminopeptidase — protein sequence MITEGYMPFMGYQTYYRIVGEASEKTPLLLLHGGPGSTHNYFEVLDCIAETGRQVISYDQIGCGNSYLDGHPELWTQKTWIDELIAIREYLQLDAVHILGQSWGAMQAIAYVIDHQPQGIKSLILSSGHASSSLWASEQHRLIKYLSDEDQEAIRHAEATGKWDDEAYLQANNHYFEQFVISVDEHSPECLRRPKRAGAEAYLYGWGPNEYQPLGSLKDFEYTDKLDQISQPTLICSGTRDICTPVVAASLYEHIPHSQWHLFRHSRHTCFIDAHQEYCQVLTKWLEEND from the coding sequence ATGATTACCGAAGGCTACATGCCGTTTATGGGCTACCAAACCTACTACCGCATAGTAGGCGAGGCATCGGAGAAAACACCGCTATTGTTGCTGCATGGCGGTCCTGGTAGTACGCACAACTATTTCGAGGTGCTCGACTGCATCGCCGAAACAGGACGACAGGTTATCTCGTACGACCAGATAGGTTGCGGCAATTCTTATCTCGACGGACACCCAGAACTTTGGACACAGAAGACGTGGATTGACGAACTTATCGCCATCCGCGAGTATCTTCAGCTCGATGCCGTGCATATACTTGGCCAGTCGTGGGGAGCTATGCAGGCCATCGCCTATGTCATCGACCATCAGCCCCAAGGCATCAAGTCGCTCATTCTGTCATCAGGCCATGCCTCCAGCAGTTTATGGGCCAGCGAGCAGCACCGTCTTATCAAATACCTGTCGGACGAAGATCAGGAAGCCATCCGCCATGCCGAAGCTACAGGCAAATGGGATGATGAAGCCTATCTGCAGGCAAACAATCATTACTTTGAGCAGTTTGTTATTAGTGTTGATGAGCACTCACCCGAGTGTCTCCGTCGTCCCAAGCGTGCTGGTGCCGAAGCCTACCTCTATGGTTGGGGCCCCAACGAGTATCAGCCACTCGGCAGTCTGAAGGACTTCGAATACACCGATAAGTTAGACCAGATTTCTCAGCCTACACTTATCTGTAGTGGCACACGCGACATCTGTACCCCCGTAGTAGCAGCCTCACTCTACGAGCATATCCCCCACAGCCAATGGCATCTGTTCCGCCACTCGCGCCACACTTGCTTTATCGATGCTCACCAGGAGTATTGCCAGGTACTCACCAAGTGGTTGGAAGAAAACGACTAA
- a CDS encoding SPOR domain-containing protein → MIELERHIEILLLDNDCVIVPGLGGFMAHHVEARYEEDEQAFLPPLRTLGFNPQLKINDSLLAQSYIEAYDISYPEALQRIEDEVNELTQILQNEGRYELNNIGIIELNEDGNYVFTPCEAGILTPSLYGLNSFEMKLIKTVSSESVEETPEAKVVEMKPEPKPESEVNSVLQQNLVDINDDDTDVVRIKFSWIRNAVAVAAILLAVFFVAMPTGKTELMKSTINSLNNQILFGMMTSKDTNTSAIDFKRKDAQKPAAVKTAEAILDTIKPAKPAEATKPVAIKPDSTREGYCIVLASHVNKQNAEIFINNLAERGYKGAEIYVHNNITRIVYGHYENQADAYTQLQKIAKEKDLAESWVYKYNEKK, encoded by the coding sequence GTGATTGAATTAGAAAGACATATTGAGATACTGCTGCTCGACAACGACTGCGTGATTGTGCCCGGTTTGGGCGGATTCATGGCGCACCATGTTGAAGCAAGATACGAGGAAGACGAACAGGCCTTCCTTCCCCCACTCCGTACATTAGGTTTTAACCCACAACTTAAGATTAACGATTCACTTCTTGCCCAGTCGTACATCGAGGCTTACGACATCAGCTACCCAGAGGCCCTTCAGCGTATTGAGGACGAAGTGAACGAACTGACGCAAATCCTGCAGAACGAAGGTCGCTACGAGCTTAATAATATAGGTATAATAGAGCTTAACGAGGATGGCAACTACGTGTTCACCCCTTGCGAGGCAGGTATTCTTACCCCAAGCCTGTATGGACTGAACTCGTTCGAGATGAAACTGATTAAGACAGTCAGCTCGGAAAGTGTCGAAGAGACTCCTGAAGCAAAGGTGGTTGAGATGAAGCCAGAGCCCAAGCCAGAGTCGGAGGTTAACAGCGTTCTGCAGCAGAACCTGGTTGACATCAACGACGACGATACCGATGTGGTTCGCATCAAGTTCTCGTGGATTCGCAATGCCGTTGCCGTAGCCGCCATCCTGTTGGCTGTGTTCTTTGTAGCAATGCCTACTGGCAAGACCGAGCTGATGAAGAGCACCATCAACAGTCTGAACAATCAGATTTTGTTTGGCATGATGACCTCGAAGGACACTAACACCAGCGCCATCGATTTTAAGCGTAAGGATGCACAGAAGCCTGCCGCAGTTAAAACTGCCGAGGCTATACTCGATACCATCAAGCCCGCTAAGCCAGCCGAAGCTACCAAACCCGTTGCCATCAAGCCCGACAGTACTCGCGAGGGTTACTGCATTGTGTTGGCCAGCCATGTTAACAAGCAGAATGCTGAGATTTTCATCAACAACTTGGCAGAGCGTGGTTACAAAGGTGCCGAGATTTATGTGCACAACAACATTACCCGTATCGTTTACGGTCACTACGAGAATCAAGCCGATGCTTATACCCAGTTACAGAAGATAGCCAAAGAAAAGGATTTGGCCGAATCGTGGGTTTACAAATATAACGAGAAAAAATAA
- a CDS encoding nucleotidyltransferase domain-containing protein — translation MTDKNRKVLDQIKAVARESAPKGSLVILFGSRARGEAKRGSDWDILIVLPKNRLEQSDYDDVSFPFVELGWKLNEQINPVMYTKAEWDASSITPFYDNVVRDGINLI, via the coding sequence ATGACAGATAAAAACAGAAAGGTACTCGACCAAATCAAAGCAGTTGCACGTGAGTCTGCCCCCAAAGGCAGTCTGGTTATTCTGTTTGGTTCAAGAGCGAGAGGCGAAGCAAAAAGAGGATCCGATTGGGATATTCTGATTGTTCTGCCAAAGAACCGCTTGGAACAGAGCGATTACGATGATGTAAGTTTCCCCTTTGTTGAGTTAGGTTGGAAACTCAACGAACAAATCAACCCCGTTATGTACACCAAAGCTGAATGGGATGCCAGCAGCATTACCCCATTCTACGACAACGTGGTACGTGATGGCATAAACCTTATATAA
- a CDS encoding FHA domain-containing protein — MKRVRCPKCDQYITFDETKYEAGQSLVFKCPDCGKEFGIRIGVSKLRERQKDENPDEQANEQGCGSIVVIENVFHYKQVIPLRMGDNIIGRYQKGNPANTAFETVDPSVDLNHCTITVSRDKKGGLRYTLKDNNSNTGTFIDNVELTPKERRVISDGTLFTLGATSIILRTSNDEE, encoded by the coding sequence ATGAAGAGAGTACGCTGCCCTAAGTGCGACCAGTACATCACCTTCGATGAGACCAAGTACGAGGCTGGTCAGTCGTTGGTTTTCAAATGCCCCGACTGCGGCAAGGAGTTTGGTATCCGTATCGGCGTGAGCAAACTTCGTGAGCGTCAGAAAGATGAAAACCCCGACGAGCAGGCCAACGAACAGGGTTGCGGATCAATCGTTGTTATCGAAAACGTATTCCATTACAAGCAGGTTATCCCTCTTCGTATGGGCGACAACATCATTGGTCGTTATCAGAAAGGCAATCCCGCCAATACCGCTTTCGAGACAGTAGATCCCAGCGTCGATCTCAATCATTGCACCATCACCGTTAGTCGTGATAAAAAAGGTGGCTTGCGTTATACGCTGAAAGACAACAACAGCAACACTGGCACCTTTATCGATAACGTAGAGCTCACCCCAAAAGAGCGTCGCGTTATCAGCGATGGCACCCTCTTCACCCTTGGTGCCACCTCTATCATCCTTCGCACATCCAACGACGAAGAATAA
- the cas2 gene encoding CRISPR-associated endonuclease Cas2 has product MWLFVFFDLPVVTKKERKIAATFRKNLMKDGFVMLQFSVYIRHCASKESQAVHIKRVKSIVPETGMVSILSVTDKQYGDIVNFWGKEKSKKVPTDPLQLEFF; this is encoded by the coding sequence ATGTGGCTGTTTGTATTCTTTGATTTACCAGTTGTAACTAAGAAAGAACGCAAAATTGCTGCGACCTTTCGCAAGAACTTGATGAAAGACGGTTTCGTTATGTTGCAATTCTCTGTATACATACGACATTGTGCATCAAAAGAGAGTCAAGCCGTACATATCAAAAGGGTTAAATCTATTGTTCCAGAAACTGGTATGGTGAGCATACTTAGTGTAACAGATAAACAATATGGTGATATAGTTAACTTCTGGGGGAAGGAAAAGAGTAAAAAAGTACCGACAGATCCTTTGCAATTGGAATTTTTTTAG
- a CDS encoding HEPN domain-containing protein, with product MDKELLIKLQKDKSHKMLADADEMVIQKRWDIAANRYYYACYHMLQALFISRGVSAKSHDGSLTHLGQDFILSGEVDKKFGRFFSRMVQLRHKADYNSIAEVTEDEVLEMQPLSKEFVEQVEAII from the coding sequence ATGGATAAAGAACTACTGATAAAACTGCAAAAAGACAAGTCACATAAGATGCTGGCCGATGCCGACGAAATGGTAATCCAAAAGCGTTGGGACATTGCCGCTAACAGATATTACTATGCTTGCTATCACATGTTGCAAGCACTGTTTATCTCTCGTGGAGTATCAGCCAAATCTCATGATGGCTCACTCACCCATCTTGGCCAGGATTTTATCTTATCAGGCGAGGTTGATAAGAAATTTGGTCGTTTCTTCTCTCGTATGGTCCAACTCCGCCACAAAGCCGATTATAACAGCATCGCCGAGGTAACGGAAGACGAAGTTTTAGAAATGCAACCTCTTTCAAAAGAATTTGTTGAACAGGTAGAGGCTATCATTTAG